The region AGCAGTTGGTGTATAGAGGAGCTTTAAAGATCCTAGAGGACCTGAAGAACTGAAGAGCATGTACAGCAAGAGACCTAAGACTACTGTGGGTATACCTACAAAAGCTTCTGTTAAAGCTTCAACTATATATCTATTCCTAAATCTGAAAGTAATTATGTATGCTAGCGGTATGCTCCATAGGCATGATAAAAGTGTGGCCGTACCAGCTATGTAGATAGATCTAAATACAGTACCCATAAAATCATTGATCATCTGTTTTCCCCAAGGCTTGAGTTCTCCATATATTTAAAACCATATCTTCTTGATCTTTAACAGGTGTAAATATTTTTGTGCCAAATAATGTACAGAATTCCTCTACAATATTTTGATTAATGTATAAGAATTCTTGAAATAGTTCTGCATATCTCTTTTCAATACCTCTACAATTTGTAGCTATATATGTGCTGTAGATATTTAGTGATGCGTAATCAGAAGTATTGGTATATAGAATAACGATATTACTAAGTCTATTCTTTCTCTTTAAAATTTCATAGGTACCAACATCAGCAAATGTATATGCTTCTAACTCATCAGCTAAAAGAAGTGCTTGATCAGCTCCACAGCCACACTCTATATACCATTCACCCTCTAGTCGAGAAACATTAGATATTCTCCATAGATACCTCTCTCTCATACATGTTCCAGATCTATCGGCTCTACTAACGAATTTGGTTAAACCTTTTTGTGTCGCTATGTATATTCTTTGAAAAGCGTCAACAAAACTCTTGGATCTCGAGACATTTGCTGGATCACTACTAGGACCAATAATTACGAAGAAATTGTATACAAACGGTTTATGTCTATCGATTACCCCTAGTTTTAGGTATTCAGCTTCTAGCTCAGGAGCATGAACTATAACCATACATACATCACCTCTTTTTGCATATTCTAGTGCAGCACCACTACCTACAGCTACAAAAACAATCTCTGTATCTGGATATAGTTTTCTGAATGTATTTGCTGTATACTCAAGCAGTCCTGTGGTATACAGCGATGTTGTTGCTGCTATTCTTATTATGATTTTTGAGTTACTTCTGTCAACAAGATAGTGTGTACCTATAATCAGTAGAGAAATTGATATTATAGTAATTATTATCTTTATCCATAGTTTCATCATCTCTGCCTATAAATGTTGTAATTCTGGTGATAAGGTATTAACTATATCGCTATCTGTAAAACCGATAACGATATAAAAACCTTAGCAGTATCTGGGATCTGTGGTCTCAATGGATTACGATGATATTGTTATAAGATTTGATGTAGTTATAGAGTATAAAGGTCATAAAGTTCTCGATAGACGGATAGCGTCAATATTCAAGATGCTGAAAGAGAGAGGATCAATGCTTAGTGCTTCTAGAGCTTTAGGTGTTCCCTACTCTAAGATATACGATATTATAGCTAG is a window of Ignisphaera sp. DNA encoding:
- a CDS encoding substrate-binding domain-containing protein; its protein translation is MKLWIKIIITIISISLLIIGTHYLVDRSNSKIIIRIAATTSLYTTGLLEYTANTFRKLYPDTEIVFVAVGSGAALEYAKRGDVCMVIVHAPELEAEYLKLGVIDRHKPFVYNFFVIIGPSSDPANVSRSKSFVDAFQRIYIATQKGLTKFVSRADRSGTCMRERYLWRISNVSRLEGEWYIECGCGADQALLLADELEAYTFADVGTYEILKRKNRLSNIVILYTNTSDYASLNIYSTYIATNCRGIEKRYAELFQEFLYINQNIVEEFCTLFGTKIFTPVKDQEDMVLNIWRTQALGKTDDQ